A segment of the Trifolium pratense cultivar HEN17-A07 linkage group LG7, ARS_RC_1.1, whole genome shotgun sequence genome:
TGTAGTGAGTAGTGAGGATGATTGACATGTATTTTTTAACTGTAATGACAGTATCCTAGCGCAACAATCAGCTGGCCTTGGAGATATAATAATCCAGCGCTGTCAGCAGCTCAGCACAGTGAAGGATATACTCACGAACATTTGTCGATACGAGGACAGAAACATTGCAGGACAGTTTGCTGCAGTGTTGTTATGGGTGCTGTGTAACAACATAAATAATAGTGTCTGGAATAACATGAAGGAAACGAGGCAGAGTTTAGGCGCGAAAGCTGTCAGCATCTGGACAGGAACGCATTAACAGCTTTAGCAGCAGACAGATAAGTGGCAGAAACCGACAGAAGGGTGGTACAAATGTAATGTTGATGCCGGGTTCCATGAGAGTATTGGTTTAACAAGCGCAAGTTGGTGTATTCGCGATCATAGGGGTCAGTTTGTGCTTGCTGGAACTTCATGGCTACAAGGAAAATGATCCATCATAGAGGGAGAGTCCATTGCTTTGTTAGAAGCTAGCTATGAAAGAAGTGGAACGTCGAGGCTTCACAAACGTCATTTTTGAGACCTATTCGAAGAATGTAGTAGATGCAACTCATAGATTATATAGCGGTGTGTCAGTTTTTAGACCGATTCAAAGAATTTCATGTgttaattcaaaaagttaaacattttaatttttaatatgagACTAGAATGTGTGGTAATTTTTACTTCTGCCCAAAAATTGAATCAGACTAGTACTTCTCAACATTGAAGTAGTCTTTTGTAGTCTTTTTTGTTAAGTGATAAATAATACTTAAAATGGAGATTGAAAATCCAAGTTGAAAAATTGAGTTAAAATTCTCTTAACATAACAGTTGAATAGGGGTGATTTACATGATTAATTTTGGAGAGAAAGTGATGAGAACAAACCATGATTTGTGTAAACATGAACCataaaatactaattaaaaaatcaattagatcaaacaaaacaatacaatatatatacatatatataaataatctCACAAATAAGATACATGATGTAAGTGACCCAACTTTAAAGTTTCTTCAATTTCCTTCATGGATTGATGAATCCCTCTTTCTTGTGGGTTATTGACTAACATGGTCTCtgtaaaaaatgaaaagctacAATCTTGTTGCAACCAAGAAATTCCATGGTTGGTCCATGGAGAATCTAGgactaaaagaaaaacatacaaAATCACAAGAACTGAAATTGCAAGACATAGATATATTTGTTCTGTGAAATTTGTTTGAGTCATGGATATGTCTTGGAAGTTAGAAGCAAGCAAAAGAGTTAGAAAGAAATTAATGATGTGATTGTGAGGTACTACTACAAGTCTTCAACTATATGTAGGGAATAAAGGAAAGAGAGATGTGAAGAAGCAACCTTTTTTTACTATACTAAATTacaagaataataaaaatattatgattaaagagattcttttatattttttcttatgtaAATTGGACATTCTTTAGGTACAACTGCAAAGATTAATAATTTGAATCTTGTGTGATTTAAATggatgaaattttttttctaaaagtttTAACGCTGTTGTATCCTCAAACCAAAGATCGAGCATAGTATTTTAGTTAAACTAAAAGAGATCAACGTCAACTCATCTAACTATTTTTGGGTAaggaataaataatttttttaaaaattaaatatatttaaagatGGAGGTAGTATGAGCCCCACTTaatattaattgagaaaaatgaTAAAGTGGATGATGTATTGTTGACTCTAGTTGACTACGTGCAGCTACTTGACCTCAACTTGCATAAggcaaaaaaacaaattcaaacatgTTGAGGTGATGCATGCAATGCAAGTAGCCATTATTAGTGTAGTGTGTAGGTGCATGCATATGTTGCACAACTTGGCACTTGAGAAATACTAGAACAGTGCATGTTCTGTGGGAATTATGACCCACACTCTTCGAATTCCACATGCCTTTGTAAATCCTTATATTCATGTATCTAAATACTCACTAGTATAAGGCTTATTTTATTAGAttaatagattttatttttgtaaataaatcaaatttttatgcaatataaaaataaggaatctcCTAAATAGATACACACTCCAAATAATATAGAAaacttttatataaaaaaaaaataaaagattaagaTTTAGtatcaaattaaagtttgaccCATGTatacgtgtgtgtgtgtgtgtgtgtgtgtatatatatatgggtataTGATAGATCCATTCACAAAACAACTTTCATTCACCCCTAAACAGTAACAATCGCTCATCTATGGCAATCGCTCATCTATGGCTGCACAATATTGTTGCAATCAACGGATGCGGATGCTCCAACCCACCACCACCAATACTATATTGCCAGATGAGATCATCGACGATATCCTCGTGAGGCTTCCGGTAAGGTCTCTCCTTCGATTTAAGTCTGTGTGTAAATCATGGAAAACCCTAATCAACGATCCCAAATTCGCAAACACTCATCTTCGATTCTCCACCGCCGCGGAAGATACAAGCACCGCCAACAAACAATTGATCTTTTATACTAACATGGAACCCTACGTGATCTTAACTTACAATCTGAAACAATTATTTGAAAACCCATCAACAAGTGCTGAACTTGTTATCTCCAGCTTCTTAAATATGAACAACAAGTATGTTAAAGTAGGTTCATGCAATGGGTTGTTGTGTCTACTTGATCGCTCTCAACGTCGTCTCAAATTGTTGAACCCTTCTACCGGGGTCAAATCCAAAAAATCTCCACAAGTTTTTCCGTTGTTTAATTGGAAGGTGAGGCATATTGGCTTCGGATATGATCAAATTAATGACAAGTACAAGTTCCTTGTTGTTTTGAGTGATTTCGACACAGGGGAATCTTTAACCAAAATTTATACCTTTGGTGAAGATTCTAGCAAAACTATTCAGAATTTGCCTTGTAATTTGGGCACTTCCTTAGGGGAATATGTGAGTGGCACTCTGAATTGGATCGTTCATAaaaatggtggtggtgatattGGTATTTATCAAAGTTCGATTCTTTCCTTTGATTTGAACAAGGAGACTCATAGGGAAATTTTACTGCCTCCAAAAGATGGTGGGCTTGGTGGCAAAATGCACATAATTAGTAAGCTGTGTGTTTTTGGTAATAGTCTTTGTACTATTGTCTTTGAAAAATCGGATTGGGTTGTGTGGTTGATGAAACAGGTTGGATCAGTTGTTGAGTCGTGGACTAAATTGAAGATCATCCCCTATGAAAAGTTTATGTCGAGTTCTCTACCTTCTAATAGTGTTGAGCCCTTGTTCATTTCGGAAAATGGTGTTGTTCTTCTAAGGAACATACGGTCTTCCAAATTTGTTCTATATAACTTAAATACTAGTGAGTTGGTTTATCCCTCTTTAAGTTGTGAACAGATACCTTATTTccgtttctacaaaaaaaatctactTTATCTCCATATTCAACTTGAAAGTTTGGTATCTCCGCGATGGTAAACTACAACATTTGAGGAATCTTCCAAATTTTACTTTTGCATTTATCTTTTGCTTCATATATTTATTATGTACGTGCTATATTCAAGcaacacacatatatatatttattttaagtttatctCTTGTTATTTATCAATGATATTGATGGTTGGTATGTTTGGATCACCAAGTTTAGTGTTAATCACCACAGAACCAACTGACGATTGATATGTTTGGATATTCTTTGATTTACTTCCTAGTTGGTCTTTTCTTTCTCTAATCACTTTCATATTTAaacatgcaatttttatatttttgaaaaggttaaatatgttttgatctttataaatattttatttgtttttagtaATGTAACTTTGTTGTAATTATCATAGACATTATCAAGGGTAGTAGAAAATAGATTTTAGTAAAATTTCTTGCTTTCATTACATTGGGTTGAAAAATACGTTGCCATCAAATCT
Coding sequences within it:
- the LOC123896671 gene encoding F-box/kelch-repeat protein At3g23880-like; translated protein: MAAQYCCNQRMRMLQPTTTNTILPDEIIDDILVRLPVRSLLRFKSVCKSWKTLINDPKFANTHLRFSTAAEDTSTANKQLIFYTNMEPYVILTYNLKQLFENPSTSAELVISSFLNMNNKYVKVGSCNGLLCLLDRSQRRLKLLNPSTGVKSKKSPQVFPLFNWKVRHIGFGYDQINDKYKFLVVLSDFDTGESLTKIYTFGEDSSKTIQNLPCNLGTSLGEYVSGTLNWIVHKNGGGDIGIYQSSILSFDLNKETHREILLPPKDGGLGGKMHIISKLCVFGNSLCTIVFEKSDWVVWLMKQVGSVVESWTKLKIIPYEKFMSSSLPSNSVEPLFISENGVVLLRNIRSSKFVLYNLNTSELVYPSLSCEQIPYFRFYKKNLLYLHIQLESLVSPRW